The Salvia splendens isolate huo1 chromosome 21, SspV2, whole genome shotgun sequence genome includes a window with the following:
- the LOC121785120 gene encoding uncharacterized protein LOC121785120 translates to MAATPSSGVSVSENQQTQHSKIQIYAPSNDEVSAFWRDKYEKDANKYWDIFYKHHQDKFFKDRHYLGKEWGHHFSGEGRTVVLEVGCGAGNTIFPLLATYPDLFVHACDFSPRAVNLVKTHKEFTEAKVNAFVCDLTANDLCAHVAPSSVDIVTMIFVLSAVSPEKMPAMLQNIRKVLKPNGRILFRDYATGDLAQERFTGKEQKISENFYVRGDGTRAFYFSDEFLENLLKGNEFSMEEHVLCCKQVENRSREIVMNRRWVQAVFRPAETNGICAGDAPAQAGQIQRECDKREDGIQATEIDMSEGMAVEMFGVSPSIKESHEVSVHDYTFKINVLSGEFQHTCASTGLMLWESARLMASVLATNQNIVAGKRVLELGSGCGGICPMIAAASADLVVATDGDTKAIDLLKENVASNLKSSPPSLHIKKLEWGNREDIQAIKQLNKEGFDVIIGTDVTYVSQAIIPLFSTTRELISTSSRCSGNNKQPPALILCHVFRQVDKPSILSAASQCGFELADRWSDKTPSSSVQGIIGTWFNTSPYRIPSAALNIMLFHLA, encoded by the exons ATGGCAGCCACACCGAGCTCTGGAGTAAGTGTTAGTGAGAATCAACAAACACAGCATTCGAAAATTCAAATATATGCACCTTCCAATGATGAAGTATCGGCTTTCTGGAGAG ATAAGTACGAAAAAGATGCCAATAAATACTGGGATATCTTTTATAAACACCACCAGGACAAG TTCTTTAAGGATCGTCATTATTTGGGCAAGGAATGGGGACACCACTTTTCT GGAGAAGGAAGAACAGTGGTTCTGGAG GTTGGTTGTGGAGCTGGAAACACTATCTTTCCTCTGCTTGCGACATATCCAGATTTATTTGTACATGCTTGCGATTTTTCGCCCCGTGCTGTGAATCTGGTGAAG ACGCACAAGGAGTTCACAGAGGCCAAAGTCAATGCATTTGTTTGTGATCTTACTGCTAATGATCTATGTGCCCATGTTGCTCCTTCCTCGGTGGACATTGTGACAATG ATATTCGTTTTGTCTGCAGTTTCCCCGGAAAAGATGCCAGCAATGTTGCAAAATATCAGAAAAGTTCTCAAG CCAAATGGGCGTATACTATTTCGTGATTATGCTACTGGTGATCTTGCTCAG GAACGGTTCACTGGAAAGGAACAGAAGATTAGTGAGAACTTCTATGTTAGGGGTGATGGCACT AGAGCTTTCTACTTCTCAGACGAGTTCTTGGAAAATCTTTTGAAAGGAAACGAGTTCAGCATGGAAGAACACGTCTTGTGTTGTAAGCAAGTGGAAAATAGATCAAGAGAGATAGTAATGAATCG GCGGTGGGTGCAAGCTGTGTTTCGCCCAGCTGAGACCAACGGTATTTGTGCTGGAGATGCTCCGGCCCAAGCTGGCCAAATACAACGAGAATGTGATAAACGTGAAGATGGTATCCAGGCGACTGAAATTGATATGTCGGAGGGGATGGCTGTGGAAATGTTTGGCGTCTCACCTTCCATTAAAGAG AGTCATGAGGTGTCCGTACACGACTATACTTTCAAGATAAATGTGCTCTCGGGAGAGTTTCAGCACACCTGCGCATCAACCGGCTTGATGCTATGGGAATCAGCAAGGCTGATGGCATCCGTCCTTGCCACGAATCAGAATATCGTTGCAGGGAAACGAGTTCTCGAACTCGGATCCGGATGCGGAGGGATCTGTCCCATGATAGCTGCTGCATCGGCTGATCTTGTAGTTGCCACAGATGGGGACACTAAAGCAATTGATCTGTTGAAAGAAAATGTAGCATCAAATCTCAAATCATCACCACCATCTTTGCATATCAAGAAACTCGAGTGGGGGAATCGAGAAGATATACAGGCGATCAAGCAACTGAACAAGGAGGGTTTCGACGTCATAATCGGGACGGATGTGACGTACGTCTCTCAGGCGATCATACCGTTATTTTCTACCACCAGAGAGCTGATTTCAACCAGCAGCAGATGCTCAGGAAATAACAAACAGCCTCCTGCTCTCATCCTCTGCCATGTTTTCCGTCAAGTCGACAAGCCGTCTATACTCTCGGCAGCATCTCAGTGTGGCTTCGAGCTCGCTGATAGGTGGTCCGACAAGACCCCTAGCAGCTCGGTACAAGGCATAATTGGAACGTGGTTCAACACGAGCCCGTACCGTATTCCATCTGCGGCACTTAATATCATGCTCTTTCACCTTGCATAG
- the LOC121785365 gene encoding conserved oligomeric Golgi complex subunit 8-like: protein MTAMASPESSANGDVSAEMSNLLPLASAAQQPYVSELLSFTLDRLHKEPELLRVDAERIRRQMQEVAVGNYRAFIAAADALLEIREEVSSIDKHLESLIAEIPKLTSGCTEFVDSAENILEKRKMNQTLLANQSTLLDLLEIPQLMDTCVRNGNFDEALDLETFVAKLTTMHPKIPVIQALATEVRQTTQSLLSQLLQKLRSNIQLPECLRIIGYLRRIGVFSEYEMRLQFLRCREAWLTGILDDLDQRNPYEYLKGMVNCHRMHLFDVVNQYRAIFADHTSVSEENYDGGLLFDWAMHQITTHLKTLKVMLPKIGEGGSLSNILDQCMYCAMGLGWVGLDFRGLLPPLFEEAVLNLFSKNMSSAVENFQLVLDSHRWVPLPAVGFPANSLTDESHDDVTPPSSLMEHPPLAVFINGVSAAMNELRPCAPVSLKHVLAQQLVKDLQAVSNTLLRYRTTKILKDNESQLFLKLCQAFIEVAFPHCATCFGRCYPGGAALITDAKNLFDGISRLLATSPSRELPKPVKNQNASENGNGHMVENGVRHSIERTGSSSQDEKEPNRVGSDKEVEAAAYTTSEETQQPPVLS, encoded by the exons ATGACGGCAATGGCGTCGCCTGAGTCTTCGGCGAACGGCGATGTATCGGCGGAGATGTCGAATCTCCTCCCCCTCGCCTCCGCCGCGCAGCAGCCTTATGTCTCCGAGCTCCTCTCCTTCACTCTCGATCGTCTCCATAAG GAACCGGAATTGCTCAGAGTAGATGCGGAGAGGATACGGCGGCAGATGCAGGAGGTGGCGGTAGGGAACTACCGCGCATTCATAGCGGCGGCGGATGCGTTGCTCGAGATCCGCGAGGAGGTTTCTTCGATTGACAAGCATCTCGAGTCTCTG ATAGCTGAAATTCCAAAACTAACATCCGGCTGCACTGAGTTTGTTGATTCGGCTGAAAATATATTGGAAAAAAGGAAGATGAACCAAACGTTACTAGCAAACCAGAGCACTTTGCTTGACTTACTCGAAATACCTCAACTCATGGATAC ATGCGTGAGGAATGGAAATTTTGACGAAGCTCTTGACTTAGAAACTTTTGTCGCAAAGCTTACTACAATGCACCCAAA AATTCCTGTGATTCAGGCTCTAGCCACAGAAGTTCGGCAGACCACTCAGTCTCTTCTTTCACAGCTTCTTCAGAAACTTAGGTCTAATATTCAG TTGCCAGAATGCTTGCGCATAATTGGATATTTACGTCGAATAGGAGTTTTCAGTGAATATGAAATGCGCCTACAG TTTTTAAGATGCCGTGAAGCCTGGCTTACTGGAATACTTGATGATTTAGACCAGAGAAATCCTTATGAATATTTGAAGGGGATGGTTAATTGTCACAGAATGCACCTTTTTGATGTTGTCAATCAATATCGAGCCATCTTTGCTGATCACACATCAGTGAGTGAAGAAAATTATGATGGTGGGCTTCTCTTTGATTGGGCCATGCATCAGATTACCACGCATCTGAAGACTCTTAAAGTTATGCTTCCAAAGATCGGTGAAGGTGGATCCTTGTCAAATATACTGGATCAGTGCATG TATTGTGCCATGGGCCTTGGATGGGTTGGTTTAGATTTTCGAGGGCTGCTTCCCCCGCTATTTGAAGA AGCagttcttaatttattttcaaagaaTATGAGTAGTGCTGTTGAGAATTTTCAG TTGGTGTTGGATTCTCATCGTTGGGTCCCGTTGCCAGCAGTTGGCTTTCCTGCCAATAGTCTTACTGACGAAAGTCACGATGATGTTACTCCTCCGTCAAGTCTTATGGAACATCCACCTCTTGCTGTTTTCATCAACG GCGTATCTGCAGCAATGAACGAACTACGCCCTTGCGCTCCAGTAAGTTTGAAACACGTGCTCGCTCAACAACTAGTCAAGGATCTGCAGGCCGTTTCCAATACCCTACTTAGATACCGCACAACCAAAATCCTCAAAGACAACGAATCCCAACTTTTCCTCAAACTTTGCCAAGCATTCATCGAG GTCGCTTTCCCACATTGCGCGACTTGCTTTGGCCGCTGCTACCCCGGTGGAGCTGCTCTGATCACAGACGCCAAAAACTTGTTCGACGGCATCAGCCGCCTGTTAGCAACGTCACCCTCCAGAGAATTACCGAAACCAGTCAAGAACCAGAACGCATCGGAAAACGGCAATGGCCACATGGTCGAAAACGGGGTCCGCCACAGTATCGAGCGGACGGGAAGCTCCAGCCAAGACGAGAAGGAACCGAATCGTGTCGGCTCAGATAAGGAAGTCGAGGCAGCGGCGTATACTACAAGTGAAGAAACTCAACAACCACCCGTATTATCATGA
- the LOC121783643 gene encoding peptidyl-prolyl cis-trans isomerase CYP57-like isoform X1, whose protein sequence is MSTVYVLEPPTKGKVILTTSKGPLDIELWPKEAPKAVRNFVQLCLDGYYDNTIFHRVIKSFLIQGGDPTGTGEGGESIYGGGFSDEFHSRLRFKHRGLVACANKPDTPNSNGSQFFITLDRCDWLDKKHTIFGKITGDSIYNLLTLSEVECDKNDRPLDPLPKILSAEVLWNPFDDMVPRVISTKSSLLSEKKEPKQKAIKKLSLLSFGDEAEEEEKELLAANPRIKSSHDVLNDPRLLKDGLEKDLNSAEEQKSRESQLMVREALAKKQKKEDLGAGTSDSPDHSDEDELSFDARMRQQILRKRQEIGDKPTKKDLRNAERTASQKHATSPPASRSRVDEHDEKPKADKLSIKKKGVGSEARAERLDNADADLQLLGEAERSRQLHKQKKRRRQGHEEDVLAKLENFKSAFSTKFKGSNGDDAGAKDEDVSGWMGVELKFAPEPGKNNMSRSNDPNDYVVHDPLLEKGKEKFNKMQAKEKRRQREWAGNSLT, encoded by the exons ATGTCGACGGTGTACGTGTTGGAACCGCCTACGAAAGGGAAGGTGATATTGACGACGTCGAAGGGGCCCCTTGACATCGAGCTGTGGCCAAAGGAGGCGCCGAAGGCCGTCCGCAACTTCGTGCAGCTGTGCCTCGATGGATACTACGACAACACTATTTTTCACCGCGTGATCAAGTCGTTTCTTATTCAAGGAGGTGATCCCACCGGAACTGGAGAAG GCGGTGAGAGTATTTATGGTGGTGGGTTTTCAGATGAGTTTCATTCTCGTCTACGATTTAAGCACAGGGGTTTGGTTGCATGTGCAAATAAGCCTGACACACCCAATTCAAATGGCAGCCAGTTCTTTATAACATTAGATCGTTGTGACTGGCTTGACAAGAAGCATACAATTTTTGGGAAG ATAACTGGAGATTCAATATATAACCTGTTAACCTTAAGTGAAGTAGAGTGTGATAAAAATGATAGGCCGCTGGACCCTCTTCCTAAGATTCTTTCTGCTGAG GTGCTATGGAATCCATTTGATGACATGGTCCCAAGGGTAATCTCTACAAAGTCTTCACTACTATCTGAAAAGAAAGAGCCAAAGCAGAAGGCTATCAA AAAACTGAGCTTGCTTTCATTTGGGGACGAAGCTGAAGAAGAGGAGAAGGAACTTTTAGCTGCCAATCCTAGAATAAAAAGTAGTCATGATGTTTTGAATGATCCTCGGCTCCTAAAAGATGGCCTTGAAAAAGATTTG AACTCAGCTGAAGAGCAGAAATCAAGGGAATCACAGTTAATGGTGAGGGAAGCTCTTGCAAAGAAACAGAAAAAAGAAGATTTAGGTGCTGGAACTTCTGACTCTCCTGATCATAGCGACGAAGATGAGCTCAGCTTCGATGCACGAATGCGTCAGCAGATACTAAGAAAAAGGCAGGAGATAGGAGACAAGCCAACTAAGAAAGACTTGCGCAATG CAGAGCGTACGGCTTCTCAGAAGCATGCAACATCTCCACCTGCATCTAG GTCCAGAGTTGATGAACATGatgaaaagccaaaagcagaTAAGTTGTCAATTAAGAAAAAAGGAGTAGGCTCTGAAGCTAGGGCTGAGCGCTTGGATAATGCAGATGCAGATTTACAGTTGCTTGGAGAAGCAGAACGATCGAGACAGCTGCACAAGCAGAAAAAGCGCAGGCGTCAAGGACATGAAGAAGAT GTCCTAGCCAAACTCGAGAACTTTAAGTCTGCTTTCTCAACCAAATTCAAAGGATCGAATGGTGATGATGCTGGTGCCAAGGATGAAGATGTGTCTGGATGGATGGGGGTTGAGCTAAAGTTTGCTCCTGAGCCTGGCAAG AATAATATGTCGCGGAGCAACGATCCCAATGATTATGTAGTGCATGACCCTCTTTTGGAGAAAGGGAAAGAGAAATTTAACAAAATGCAGGCAAAGGAAAAGCGAAGACAAAGAGAATGGGCGGGGAATTCTCTTACTTGA
- the LOC121783643 gene encoding peptidyl-prolyl cis-trans isomerase CYP57-like isoform X2 — MSTVYVLEPPTKGKVILTTSKGPLDIELWPKEAPKAVRNFVQLCLDGYYDNTIFHRVIKSFLIQGGDPTGTGEGGESIYGGGFSDEFHSRLRFKHRGLVACANKPDTPNSNGSQFFITLDRCDWLDKKHTIFGKITGDSIYNLLTLSEVECDKNDRPLDPLPKILSAEVLWNPFDDMVPRVISTKSSLLSEKKEPKQKAIKKLSLLSFGDEAEEEEKELLAANPRIKSSHDVLNDPRLLKDGLEKDLNSAEEQKSRESQLMVREALAKKQKKEDLGAGTSDSPDHSDEDELSFDARMRQQILRKRQEIGDKPTKKDLRNERTASQKHATSPPASRSRVDEHDEKPKADKLSIKKKGVGSEARAERLDNADADLQLLGEAERSRQLHKQKKRRRQGHEEDVLAKLENFKSAFSTKFKGSNGDDAGAKDEDVSGWMGVELKFAPEPGKNNMSRSNDPNDYVVHDPLLEKGKEKFNKMQAKEKRRQREWAGNSLT; from the exons ATGTCGACGGTGTACGTGTTGGAACCGCCTACGAAAGGGAAGGTGATATTGACGACGTCGAAGGGGCCCCTTGACATCGAGCTGTGGCCAAAGGAGGCGCCGAAGGCCGTCCGCAACTTCGTGCAGCTGTGCCTCGATGGATACTACGACAACACTATTTTTCACCGCGTGATCAAGTCGTTTCTTATTCAAGGAGGTGATCCCACCGGAACTGGAGAAG GCGGTGAGAGTATTTATGGTGGTGGGTTTTCAGATGAGTTTCATTCTCGTCTACGATTTAAGCACAGGGGTTTGGTTGCATGTGCAAATAAGCCTGACACACCCAATTCAAATGGCAGCCAGTTCTTTATAACATTAGATCGTTGTGACTGGCTTGACAAGAAGCATACAATTTTTGGGAAG ATAACTGGAGATTCAATATATAACCTGTTAACCTTAAGTGAAGTAGAGTGTGATAAAAATGATAGGCCGCTGGACCCTCTTCCTAAGATTCTTTCTGCTGAG GTGCTATGGAATCCATTTGATGACATGGTCCCAAGGGTAATCTCTACAAAGTCTTCACTACTATCTGAAAAGAAAGAGCCAAAGCAGAAGGCTATCAA AAAACTGAGCTTGCTTTCATTTGGGGACGAAGCTGAAGAAGAGGAGAAGGAACTTTTAGCTGCCAATCCTAGAATAAAAAGTAGTCATGATGTTTTGAATGATCCTCGGCTCCTAAAAGATGGCCTTGAAAAAGATTTG AACTCAGCTGAAGAGCAGAAATCAAGGGAATCACAGTTAATGGTGAGGGAAGCTCTTGCAAAGAAACAGAAAAAAGAAGATTTAGGTGCTGGAACTTCTGACTCTCCTGATCATAGCGACGAAGATGAGCTCAGCTTCGATGCACGAATGCGTCAGCAGATACTAAGAAAAAGGCAGGAGATAGGAGACAAGCCAACTAAGAAAGACTTGCGCAATG AGCGTACGGCTTCTCAGAAGCATGCAACATCTCCACCTGCATCTAG GTCCAGAGTTGATGAACATGatgaaaagccaaaagcagaTAAGTTGTCAATTAAGAAAAAAGGAGTAGGCTCTGAAGCTAGGGCTGAGCGCTTGGATAATGCAGATGCAGATTTACAGTTGCTTGGAGAAGCAGAACGATCGAGACAGCTGCACAAGCAGAAAAAGCGCAGGCGTCAAGGACATGAAGAAGAT GTCCTAGCCAAACTCGAGAACTTTAAGTCTGCTTTCTCAACCAAATTCAAAGGATCGAATGGTGATGATGCTGGTGCCAAGGATGAAGATGTGTCTGGATGGATGGGGGTTGAGCTAAAGTTTGCTCCTGAGCCTGGCAAG AATAATATGTCGCGGAGCAACGATCCCAATGATTATGTAGTGCATGACCCTCTTTTGGAGAAAGGGAAAGAGAAATTTAACAAAATGCAGGCAAAGGAAAAGCGAAGACAAAGAGAATGGGCGGGGAATTCTCTTACTTGA
- the LOC121785380 gene encoding ran-binding protein 1 homolog c-like, with amino-acid sequence MASSTEPTALKREEEEEDDSKPSAEDEDTGAQIAPIVKLQEVAVTTGEENEDVLVDLKAKLYRFDKEANQWKERGVGMVKLLKHKETSKIRLVMRQNKTLKICANHLVQPTMTIQEHQGNDKSCVWHAADFSDGELKQETFCIRFASVENCKSFKDKIEEITESLSKVSVESAKEADAATNLIEKLSFEEKAKEEEPAPKEEKKDESEKKEEKSSDDKK; translated from the exons ATGGCGAGCTCAACTGAGCCGACAGCTctgaagagagaggaagaggaggaggacgaTTCGAAGCCGTCGGCGGAGGACGAGGATACCGGAGCTCAGATTGCTCCGATCGTTAAACTCCAGGAAGTTGCCGTTACAACAGGCGAAGAGAATGAAGATGTTCTCGTCGATTT GAAAGCAAAGTTGTATAGATTCGACAAGGAAGCTAACCAATGGAAAGAGAGGGGAGTAGGGATGGTGAAGCTACTCAAGCACAAAGAGACCAGCAAAATTAGGCTTGTTATGAGGCAGAACAAGACTCTCAAGATCTGTGCAAACCATCTAG TACAGCCCACAATGACAATACAAGAGCATCAGGGGAATGACAAGTCCTGTGTGTGGCATGCCGCTGATTTTTCAGATGGAGAGCTAAAGCAGGAGACATTCTGTATTCGTTTTGCCTCAGTGGAGA ACTGCAAATCATTCAAAGACAAGATTGAAGAAATCACAGAGTCTCTGTCAAAGGTCAGTGTAGAAAGTGCAAAAGAAGCTGATGCAGCAACCAATCTTATTGAAAAGTTGAGCTTTGAAGAAAAAGCCAAAGAAGAAGAGCCGGCGCCCAAGGAAGAGAAGAAGGATGAGAgtgaaaaaaaagaggaaaaatctAGCGATGACAAGAAGTAA